The Dioscorea cayenensis subsp. rotundata cultivar TDr96_F1 chromosome 19, TDr96_F1_v2_PseudoChromosome.rev07_lg8_w22 25.fasta, whole genome shotgun sequence genome includes a window with the following:
- the LOC120249557 gene encoding LOW QUALITY PROTEIN: polygalacturonase QRT3-like (The sequence of the model RefSeq protein was modified relative to this genomic sequence to represent the inferred CDS: deleted 1 base in 1 codon), which yields MSSSPSAASSPFSRTKQSNSGKKMGMKENKSLNMMISLALLGLVALLAGMQVDGGVPKPKVLGIGDLRHSTTNHQQPDHRQRLLRRLDSLKASLAATTTTTTAMSPSPSPAGSTVAPVMTSSRVYHATDYGADPTGKTDSTSALMKAIDDAFKAPNDRNLMPGITDLGGAELHLDGGSYLVSSPIKLPASKGGNFKIHSGSLIASDDFPNGRFLIELWANPSSESAATEDVVSLAVTSSSNYDYEYITIRDLLLDANFRCGGIAVVNSLRTTINNCYITHFQTTGIWVKDGHESYISTSYLGQHITAGNDPNEKNFSGTGIKLIGNDNAVTDVVIFSAETGILITGQANVITGVHCYNKATGFGGTGIYLKLPGLTQTRIVNCYLDFNGIVSEDPVQLVVSNCFFLGGGNIVLKSVNGKMSGVNIVDNMFSGGGNGVDIVKLDESNGPFKDIDQVIVHRNNVDGMRLKTTVAKATVSGNGTLWTVDFSPVLLFQDRIEHVQYTLQTSSAFPNHALRNVSQNKVVIESENAVNARVDVSVDQSVGNSISIS from the exons ATGTCCTCCTCTCCTTCTGCTGCTTCTTCTCCATTTTcaagaacaaaacaaagcaacagTGGGAAAAAGATGGGGATGAAAGAGAATAAGAGTCTAAACATGATGATATCTCTTGCACTTCTTGGCCTTGTGGCCTTGTTAGCAGGCATGCAAGTAGATGGTGGAGTACCAAAACCAAAAGTGTTGGGTATTGGTGACTTACGCCACTCCACAACCAACCACCAGCAACCTGATCACCGTCAACGGTTGCTCCGTCGTCTAGACAGCCTCAAAGCTTCTCTTGCTGccacaaccaccaccaccactgcCATGTCACCATCCCCATCCCCTGCTGGTTCAACG GTAGCACCGGTGATGACCAGCTCGCGGGTGTACCACGCTACAGACTACGGTGCTGACCCGACTGGGAAAACAGACTCAACCAGCGCTCTTATGAAAGCCATTGATGATGCTTTCAAAGCCCCTAATGACCGTAATCTCATGCCCGGTATCACCGATCTCGGCGGCGCTGAACTTCATCTTGATGGAGGCTCTTACCTTGTCAGCTCTCCTATCAAACTTCCAGCCTCCAAAGGTGGTAACTTTAAG ATACACAGTGGTTCATTGATTGCATCTGATGATTTTCCAAATGGGCGATTTCTCATTGAGCTATGGGCAAATCCCAGCTCTGAGTCTGCGGCAACAGAGgatgttgtttctttggctGTGACTTCAAGCAGTAACTATGATTATGAGTACATTACCATCAGAGATCTGCTACTGGATGCCAATTTCAGGTGTGGTGGCATTGCAGTGGTGAATTCTCTGAGAACTACGATAAATAACTGTTATATCACTCATTTTCAGACCACCGGAATCTGGGTTAAAGATGGGCATGAGAGTTATATCAGTACATCATACTTAGGCCAGCATATCACCGCCGGTAACGACCCTAATGAGAAGAACTTCTCCGGCACGGGGATTAAACTTATAGGCAATGACAATGCTGTGACTGATGTGGTGATCTTCTCAGCTGAGACTGGGATCTTGATTACTGGTCAGGCCAATGTTATCACGGGTGTGCATTGCTACAACAAGGCCACCGGGTTTGGTGGGACTGGGATTTATTTGAAACTGCCAGGCTTGACACAGACCCGGATTGTGAACTGCTATCTGGACTTCAACGGAATAGTGTCAGAGGACCCGGTGCAGCTCGTTGTATCAAATTGCTTCTTCCTCGGAGGAGGCAACATTGTGCTGAAATCAGTGAATGGAAAGATGAGTGGAGTGAACATAGTAGACAACATGTTTTCCGGAGGTGGCAATGGCGTTGACATTGTCAAATTGGATGAGAGCAATGGTCCATTCAAAGACATTGATCAGGTCATTGTTCACCGGAACAATGTGGATGGGATGAGGCTGAAGACGACTGTGGCCAAGGCGACGGTG TCGGGAAATGGAACTTTATGGACAGTAGACTTCTCTCCGGTGTTGCTGTTCCAAGACAGGATTGAACATGTTCAGTATACACTGCAAACAAGTTCTGCATTTCCCAATCATGCACTGAGGAATGTGTCTCAGAATAAGGTGGTCATTGAATCTGAAAATGCTGTCAATGCACGTGTTGATGTCTCTGTAGATCAAAGTGTAGGCAATAGTATCAGTATCAGTTGA